The genomic window GTGCGGAGCACCGTCTACGACCGAAGACCTCGCCAGGCCATGGTTCCACCGTCGACGGGGACGTTGGTGCCCGTCATGAACGACGCTGCATCGGATGCAAGGAAGCACGCAACCCGGGCCACCTCGACGGGATCGCCGAGACGCGGGATCAAGTGTGCCCCACTCATGAAGCGTTCCTGCACGACCGGATCTTCGGCTGCGTCGATATGCTTCTGCGCCATCGTGGTTCGGAAGCTACCCGGCGAGAAGCTGTTGCACCGAACCTCGTTTGCCAGCGAGATCGCCGTCGTGCGAGTCAGCTGGATCACCGCGGCTTTGCTGACGGAGTACGCAGGGGTCTTGTACCCCATCATCCCGGACACAGAGGCTGCGTTGACGATGGACGGCCCTCGATCGGACGCCCGCAGATGCGGCGCAGCGTATTTCGTCGCCAGCCACATCGACTTGACGTTGATGTTCATGACCGCATCCCACACGTCCTCGGGGAGGTCGACGATGTTGGCCTGCTCCCCTGGCACGAAACCGGTGTCGATGACGCCCACGTTGTTGACGAGCGTGTCCAGCCCACCTGCGGCGGCGACGGCGTCGTCGATCATCTGCCGTACCTGTGCACCGTCGGAGACGTCCACCCGCAGCGCGACGCTCTTGGCCCCTGCCGCTGCGATCAGCGTCTCGGTCTCGGCCAGCAACTCCGGTGAGATGTCCGCGACGACAACCGTTTCTGCTCCTTGCGCAGCTGCCTCGACGGCGATGGCCCGGCCGATTCCCGAGCCTCCGCCCGTCACCAATACGCGCTTGTCCTCCATGGGTCAGCCTTCTTTCACGAGTGGTGGATAACCCGAGACCGGCTCCGCCACGATGTCCATGGGGGCGACTTCGTCACGTGTGTGCTTCCACAGCGCGTAGGTAGCCAGTGCACCGACCACCATCGGGATCGCAGCGAAGTAGTACAGCGTCTGCGGAGCGAACACTGCCAGCGCATAGCCGACGGCGATCGGAGCCGAGATGGAGAACAACCGGCCGATACCCAGCATCCACCCGATGGCGGTCGAGCGGGCCCGTAGGGCATACAGCGGAGGGACGACAGCAGCAGCCGCGGTGATCGCGATGTAGGTGAACAGCCCGACCGCGACGGTGAGCGCGATGGCAATTCCCGGGTGCCCGAAGAACGCTGCGAACGCGACGATAGAGACGGCGGCAATCGCCATTGCCGTCCACAGCAACCGACCCGCGGAAATCTTCAAAGTCCACACACCAAAGACCAGTGCTCCGACGAGTCCGCCGAGGGAGAGGATCAGTCCGGCGGTGGTTCCGAGTTCTGCACTGCCACTGGACTCTTTAACCAGCTGCGGCGTCCAGGTGTTCGCGAAGTAGAACGCCGACATCAAGCACGAGTACATCAGCCACGTCAGCAGCGTTCGGTAGTACATACCGTTCGCGAACAATCCGCGAACCGAGGTGTTGTCCTCGACGATGGGCGCCAGCGCGGGTCGGGCATTCGGGTCGATAGCGGGGTTGTTCAGTTTGGCGATGAAGCTGCGGATCTGGGCGTCGGCTTCCGGAGTGTTCTTGCTGATCAGGAAGTCGACCGACTCGGGAATCATGACGAGTGTGACCGCAACAGCACCTGCAGTGATGACGGCGCCGAAGATGAACATGACCTGCCATGCGCCGTCGAAGGCTGCCACGAGCAGCGCCCCGATTCCGCCGCCGACGAGGCTGCCGAGCGGGAAGCCGATCGAGTACACACCCATGATGGTGTTGCGGCGCTTCTCCGAGGACAATTCCTGGACGAGCACGATCAGGCTGGCGGCCATGCCGCCGATACCGATGCCGGTGAGGAAGCGGGCTGCGATGAGCGCCTCGACGTTCGGCGACATCGCCGACGCTGCCAGACCGATCAGGTTGAGGACGAGGCCCCACAGGATGAGGCGTCGACGCCCGATCCTGTCGGCAAGGGGTGCTAGGAATATCGAGCCCGCCGCCATCCCGGCCAGGCCCGCGCTGAGCAGGTAGCCCTTCTCGGCGGTGCTGTCGAAGAATCCGTCGGGTAGGTGTGGGAGCACGAATCCCATCACGAACACATCGAATCCGTCGATGGTGATGACCAGCAGACAGGCGGCCAGCACTTTGTACTGATAGCGGGAGATCGGCGATGTCTTGATCGCGGTCGAAACGTCCATCGTTGGTTCCATTCCGAAAGGTAAGGGGTTCAGTCGAGTACGAAGACGGGCACGTATTCGTGCTCGTCGGCTTCACCGGATTTGTGGAATTCGGCGTGGACGGACGCGCCGGTCAGAGGTTCTGTGCCGTCTGTGACCAGTCGGGTCCACCACCATGGGCCTTCGTCGAGTTCGACGACGGCAAGAATGTGTTGT from Rhodococcus sp. P1Y includes these protein-coding regions:
- a CDS encoding MFS transporter, coding for MDVSTAIKTSPISRYQYKVLAACLLVITIDGFDVFVMGFVLPHLPDGFFDSTAEKGYLLSAGLAGMAAGSIFLAPLADRIGRRRLILWGLVLNLIGLAASAMSPNVEALIAARFLTGIGIGGMAASLIVLVQELSSEKRRNTIMGVYSIGFPLGSLVGGGIGALLVAAFDGAWQVMFIFGAVITAGAVAVTLVMIPESVDFLISKNTPEADAQIRSFIAKLNNPAIDPNARPALAPIVEDNTSVRGLFANGMYYRTLLTWLMYSCLMSAFYFANTWTPQLVKESSGSAELGTTAGLILSLGGLVGALVFGVWTLKISAGRLLWTAMAIAAVSIVAFAAFFGHPGIAIALTVAVGLFTYIAITAAAAVVPPLYALRARSTAIGWMLGIGRLFSISAPIAVGYALAVFAPQTLYYFAAIPMVVGALATYALWKHTRDEVAPMDIVAEPVSGYPPLVKEG
- a CDS encoding SDR family NAD(P)-dependent oxidoreductase is translated as MEDKRVLVTGGGSGIGRAIAVEAAAQGAETVVVADISPELLAETETLIAAAGAKSVALRVDVSDGAQVRQMIDDAVAAAGGLDTLVNNVGVIDTGFVPGEQANIVDLPEDVWDAVMNINVKSMWLATKYAAPHLRASDRGPSIVNAASVSGMMGYKTPAYSVSKAAVIQLTRTTAISLANEVRCNSFSPGSFRTTMAQKHIDAAEDPVVQERFMSGAHLIPRLGDPVEVARVACFLASDAASFMTGTNVPVDGGTMAWRGLRS